A part of Gambusia affinis linkage group LG19, SWU_Gaff_1.0, whole genome shotgun sequence genomic DNA contains:
- the srrm2 gene encoding serine/arginine repetitive matrix protein 2 isoform X6 has translation MYNGIGLTTPRGSGTNGYVQRNLSSLRVKRPRDERGGERDEKDRERLESQLNRQPNADILEHQRKRQLEVKCAELQDMMEEQGYSAEEIEEKVNSFRMMLQEKEEPPTAAAQKPTVTETHALAAANQQKNDRLRAAFGISSDYVDGSSFHADRKEKEKEKREQERLEREKLQQQQNLVEDSDDSDSPPKKRSRKKKKKNKNRESSENSSSSPRKEKKKSKKKKKKREASEDEDDSSSDEKQKVSKKKRRSGSSSPPKAKSGRRRSVSSSSDHSSRSPPPSRSHPKDQTTKNTEGRKGRSPDRRRRGSEERSPRRRAGDGRRLNPEREKEQRRETEKTKRRHDSSSPSPSPEKDRNIDQGRARKSRSKQREREKGQTRSKDMDSRQHSRNLETEKRRRSRSVEVEKRRRSRSVEVEKRRRSRSVEVEKRRRSRSVEVDKREQSRNNEKGRRSKSREIRNTEKENVPQKIRREPSSSSSCSSSPPPPQPETRGERSRVPEREKDGNKHRTMRHDSSSPSPPPEKEQARRGRSGDKERTSEKDIQSKTRGRNERDTKKGEAQRQDRERQPSPRQQRGDKMTGGRDFPSPTLSPSCTNGSQIERRQETHKERSTDRHLNKQKEESGEKRRKDGGPSADGRGDGSRPPEKQRSPVREKRQEEKLKQTESSSSSSSDSDSDSSSSSSSSSSSSSSSSSEDEDNGDKTASPEQERSIHRKSAPSAIGAAVERFLANGRKESAAGSEGDGPRCPHREPGPDKPERERPPLRDPAPDRPSQAKGQDRYSPTQAESRSPSPSPPRRPENNQGRRFSPPEARAGDRAKDKDASKRITRASPNARSPRSPAQRTATIPPAARTPPRQYQEPLSRSRRTSPPPFLSDRDRGKGREWDRGKGREWDRIVRRSRSRSPRPRSPRRRSGSRPRSPRRRSGSRPRSPRRRSGSRPRSPRRRSGSRPRSPRRRSGSRPRSPRRRSRSRPRSPRRRSGSRPRSPRRHYGSRPRSPRRRSGSRPRSPRRRSGSRLRNLRRRSGSRQRSPRRRSGSRPRSPRRRSGSRPISRPKSPRRRTRSRSRSPRKRSRSTSRILRRPSPPSRFRRSPSPQLRRRASRSPSTERQRERERGRQPERPPAKVASPPQRSSSSSSSSSSSSSSSSSPSPPPDKKEVKPPVERERPLPDDRKPVGRSSSAQAPPRDSPRAAAAPGRKSSPSDPCRPHDAISRSPAVSQSEGRQPTTGPGGKQSPLATRKDAAVNGKEKASRSSSSSSSSSSSSSSSSSSSSSSSSSSDSSDSEAEQGKGKPEKGRSSQSSSSSSSDEGEAKKNSPAQPHRVPADSLRDSRSLSYSPPRHIRAARSSPAPRSAGRLSPRSSSSSRRRK, from the exons ATGTACAATGGTATTGGCCTGACGACTCCTCGGGGCAGTGGCACCAATGGCTACGTGCAGCGCAACCTGTCCAGCCTGCGGGTCAAGAGGCCCCGAGACGAGCGCGGAGGCGAGCGCGATGAGAAGGACCGCGAGCGGCTGGAGAGTCAGCTCAACCGGCAGCCCAACGCCGACATCCTGGAGCACCAGCGCAAGAGGCAGCTGGAGGTCAAATGCGCCGAGCTGCAGGACATGATGGAGGAGCAGGG GTATTCGGCCGAGGAGATCGAGGAGAAAGTGAACAGTTTCCGCATGATGctgcaggagaaggaggagCCGCCTACCGCTGCCGCTCAGAAACCAAC TGTGACAGAAACACACGCCTTGGCTGCAGCCAACCAGCAGAAGAACGACCGTCTTCGTGCCGCTTTCGGCATCTCCAGCGACTACGTGGACGGGTCGTCCTTCCACGCCGACCGCaaggaaaaggagaaagagaagcGGGAGCAGGAACGTCTGGAGCGGgagaaactgcagcagcagcagaa CTTGGTGGAAGATTCAGATGACTCAGATTCTCCTCCTAAGAAGCGCAGccggaagaagaaaaagaaaaacaagaacagagaaAG CTCAGAGAATTCGTCCTCATCTCCTcgcaaagagaagaagaaatccaaaaagaagaaaaagaagcg GGAGGCATCAGAGGACGAAGACGACAG TTCCTCAgatgaaaagcagaaagtgtcaaagaagaaaagaaggagtGGAAGTTCTAGTCCTCCGAAAGCGAAGTCGGGTCGGCGCAGAAGCGTCTCCTCGAGTTCTGATCACAG CAGCAGATCTCCACCTCCATCCAGATCGCATCCAAAGGACCAaaccacaaaaaacacagaaggcAGAAAGGGGCGTTCGCCAGACAGGAGGCGCCGTGGTTCTGAGGAGCGCAGCCCCCGGCGTCGAGCGGGCGACGGG AGGAGACTCAATCCTGAGAGGGAGAAAGAGCAACGCCGGGAGACGGAGAAGACCAAAAGGAGACATGACTCCTCGTCCCCCTCTCCTTCTccagagaaagacagaaacattgATCAGGGGAGAGCAAGAAAATCTAGAAGCAAACAAAGGGAGCGAGAAAAAGGTCAGACCAGGAGCAAAGACATGGACTCAAGACAGCACTCCAGGAATCTGGAGACAGAGAAGAGGAGGCGCTCCAGGAGCGTAGAGGTGGAGAAGAGGAGGCGCTCCAGGAGCGTAGAGGTGGAGAAGAGGAGGCGCTCCAGGAGCGTAGAGGTGGAGAAGAGGAGGCGCTCCAGGAGCGTAGAGGTGGACAAAAGAGAACAATCTAGAAACAATGAGAAGGGGAGGCGGTCAAAGAGTCGAGAAATCAGAAACACAGAGAAGGAGAACGTACCTCAGAAGATCAGACGGGAGCCCTCCTCTTCGTCTTCctgttcttcttctcctcctcctcctcagccgGAAACAAGGGGGGAAAGAAGCAGGGTCCCTGAGCGGGAAAAAGACGGGAACAAACACAGAACAATGAGACATGACTCTTCGTCTCCGTCTCCCCCTCCTGAAAAGGAACAGGCACGAAGAGGAAGGAGTGGAGATAAAGAACGTACAAGTGAGAAGGACATTCAGTCAAAGACACGGGGACGAAATGAAAGAGACACCAAGAAAGGTGAAGCTCAGCGGCAGGATAGAGAGAGACAACCGTCTCCTCGCCAACAGAGAGGAGACAAGATGACAGGCGGCCGGGATTTCCCATCGCCAACTTTGTCCCCATCCTGCACCAATGGAAGCCAGATTGAGAGGAGACAAGAAACGCACAAAGAACGATCGACGGACAGGCATTTGAATAAGCAAAAGGAAGAAAGTGGTGAGAAACGTAGGAAAGATGGCGGGCCGTCTGCAGACGGTAGAGGGGATGGGTCCAGACCTCCGGAGAAGCAGAGGAGCCCGGTGAGAGAGAAAAGACAGGAggagaaactgaaacaaacagaaagcagcagcagcagcagcagtgatagTGATAGTGACAgctcctcatcttcctcttcatcctcatcctcctcctcttcatcttcctctgagGACGAGGATAATGGCGATAAAACTGCATCACCAGAACAAGAGAGAAGTATTCATAGGAAAAGTGCGCCGTCAGCCATCGGAGCTGCTGTTGAAAGGTTTCTGGCCAATGGGAGGAAAGAAAGCGCCGCTGGTTCTGAAGGTGACGGACCCAGATGTCCCCACCGGGAACCTGGACCGGACAAACCCGAGCGTGAAAGACCACCGCTCAGAGATCCCGCCCCGGATCGCCCGTCTCAAGCTAAAGGACAAGATCGGTACAGTCCCACGCAGGCGGAAAGCCGGAGTCCGTCTCCCTCTCCACCCAGGAGACCCGAAAACAACCAAGGCAGGAGGTTCTCTCCGCCTGAGGCCAGAGCTGGGGACAGGGCGAAGGACAAGGACGCCTCCAAGAGAATCACAAGGGCCAGCCCCAATGCCAGGAGTCCACGCTCTCCAGCCCAGAGGACCGCTACCATCCCACCAGCCGCCCGCACTCCTCCAAGGCAGTATCAAGAACCCCTGTCCCGGTCCAGAAGAACGTCACCGCCTCCATTCCTATCGGACCGTGACAGGGGCAAGGGACGAGAATGGGACAGGGGGAAGGGACGAGAATGGGACAGAATAGTCAGAAGGAGCCGGTCCAGAAGTCCTAGGCCAAGAAGTCCAAGAAGACGCAGCGGGTCTAGGCCCAGAAGTCCAAGAAGACGCAGCGGATCTAGGCCCAGAAGTCCAAGAAGACGCAGCGGATCTAGGCCCAGAAGTCCAAGAAGACGCAGCGGGTCTAGGCCCAGAAGTCCGAGAAGACGCAGCGGGTCTAGGCCCAGAAGTCCGAGAAGACGCAGCAGGTCTAGGCCCAGAAGTCCAAGAAGACGCAGCGGGTCTAGGCCCAGAAGTCCGAGACGACACTATGGCTCTAGGCCTAGAAGTCCCAGAAGGCGCAGTGGTTCTAGACCCAGAAGTCCGAGGCGGCGCAGTGGGTCCAGGTTGAGAAATCTGAGACGTCGTAGTGGTTCTAGGCAAAGGAGCCCAAGAAGACGAAGTGGTTCTAGGCCCAGGAGCCCAAGACGGCGCAGTGGGTCCAGGCCTATATCTAGGCCTAAAAGTCCCAGGAGACGCACTAGATCTAGGTCCAGAAGTCCAAGGAAACGCAGCAGATCCACGTCAAGGATCCTCAGACGGCCAAGTCCCCCTAGCAG GTTCCGCCGCTCTCCGTCTCCCCAGCTGCGGCGGCGGGCCAGTCGCTCGCCCTCCACAGAAAGGCAGAGGGAGCGAGAGAGGGGCCGGCAGCCAGAGAGACCGCCTGCAAAGGTCGCCTCCCCGCCCCAAaggtcatcctcttcctcctcctcctccagttccagctcctcctcttcctcgtctcCTTCTCCGCCGCCGGACAAGAAAGAGGTGAAGCCTCCggtggagagagagaggccGCTTCCAGACGACAGGAAGCCAGTGGGTCGCTCTTCGTCGGCTCAGGCTCCTCCCAGGGACTCCCCCCGAGCCGCGGCGGCGCCAGGCCGGAAAAGCTCACCGTCTGACCCGTGCCGGCCTCATGACGCCATCAGCAGGTCGCCGGccgtcagccaatcagaaggcaGGCAGCCAACGACGGGTCCCGGAGGGAAGCAGTCGCCGCTGGCGACCAGGAAGGACGCTGCTGTGAACGGGAAGGAGAAGgccagcaggagcagcagctccagctcctcttcgtcctcctcgTCTTCATCGTCGTCGTCCTCCTCGTCATCCTCGTCTTCGTCTTCAGACAGCTCTGACTCGGAGGCGGAGCAGGGCAAAGG GAAGCCCGAGAAAGGACGAAGCTCTcagtcctcctcttcctcatccagCGATGAAGGGGAAGCCAAGAAAAACAG CCCTGCGCAGCCTCACCGCGTCCCGGCCGACTCTCTCAGAGATTCCCGTTCTCTCAGTTATTCTCCTCCCAGACACATCCGAGCCGCTCGCTCCTCTCCCGCTCCCAG GAGCGCAGGCCGTCTGTCGCCCAGATCCTCGTCCAGCAGCAGGCGGAGAAAATGA
- the srrm2 gene encoding serine/arginine repetitive matrix protein 2 isoform X4, whose protein sequence is MYNGIGLTTPRGSGTNGYVQRNLSSLRVKRPRDERGGERDEKDRERLESQLNRQPNADILEHQRKRQLEVKCAELQDMMEEQGYSAEEIEEKVNSFRMMLQEKEEPPTAAAQKPTVTETHALAAANQQKNDRLRAAFGISSDYVDGSSFHADRKEKEKEKREQERLEREKLQQQQKYILVEDSDDSDSPPKKRSRKKKKKNKNRESSENSSSSPRKEKKKSKKKKKKREASEDEDDSSSDEKQKVSKKKRRSGSSSPPKAKSGRRRSVSSSSDHSRSPPPSRSHPKDQTTKNTEGRKGRSPDRRRRGSEERSPRRRAGDGRRLNPEREKEQRRETEKTKRRHDSSSPSPSPEKDRNIDQGRARKSRSKQREREKGQTRSKDMDSRQHSRNLETEKRRRSRSVEVEKRRRSRSVEVEKRRRSRSVEVEKRRRSRSVEVDKREQSRNNEKGRRSKSREIRNTEKENVPQKIRREPSSSSSCSSSPPPPQPETRGERSRVPEREKDGNKHRTMRHDSSSPSPPPEKEQARRGRSGDKERTSEKDIQSKTRGRNERDTKKGEAQRQDRERQPSPRQQRGDKMTGGRDFPSPTLSPSCTNGSQIERRQETHKERSTDRHLNKQKEESGEKRRKDGGPSADGRGDGSRPPEKQRSPVREKRQEEKLKQTESSSSSSSDSDSDSSSSSSSSSSSSSSSSSEDEDNGDKTASPEQERSIHRKSAPSAIGAAVERFLANGRKESAAGSEGDGPRCPHREPGPDKPERERPPLRDPAPDRPSQAKGQDRYSPTQAESRSPSPSPPRRPENNQGRRFSPPEARAGDRAKDKDASKRITRASPNARSPRSPAQRTATIPPAARTPPRQYQEPLSRSRRTSPPPFLSDRDRGKGREWDRGKGREWDRIVRRSRSRSPRPRSPRRRSGSRPRSPRRRSGSRPRSPRRRSGSRPRSPRRRSGSRPRSPRRRSGSRPRSPRRRSRSRPRSPRRRSGSRPRSPRRHYGSRPRSPRRRSGSRPRSPRRRSGSRLRNLRRRSGSRQRSPRRRSGSRPRSPRRRSGSRPISRPKSPRRRTRSRSRSPRKRSRSTSRILRRPSPPSRFRRSPSPQLRRRASRSPSTERQRERERGRQPERPPAKVASPPQRSSSSSSSSSSSSSSSSSPSPPPDKKEVKPPVERERPLPDDRKPVGRSSSAQAPPRDSPRAAAAPGRKSSPSDPCRPHDAISRSPAVSQSEGRQPTTGPGGKQSPLATRKDAAVNGKEKASRSSSSSSSSSSSSSSSSSSSSSSSSSSDSSDSEAEQGKGKPEKGRSSQSSSSSSSDEGEAKKNSPAQPHRVPADSLRDSRSLSYSPPRHIRAARSSPAPRSAGRLSPRSSSSSRRRK, encoded by the exons ATGTACAATGGTATTGGCCTGACGACTCCTCGGGGCAGTGGCACCAATGGCTACGTGCAGCGCAACCTGTCCAGCCTGCGGGTCAAGAGGCCCCGAGACGAGCGCGGAGGCGAGCGCGATGAGAAGGACCGCGAGCGGCTGGAGAGTCAGCTCAACCGGCAGCCCAACGCCGACATCCTGGAGCACCAGCGCAAGAGGCAGCTGGAGGTCAAATGCGCCGAGCTGCAGGACATGATGGAGGAGCAGGG GTATTCGGCCGAGGAGATCGAGGAGAAAGTGAACAGTTTCCGCATGATGctgcaggagaaggaggagCCGCCTACCGCTGCCGCTCAGAAACCAAC TGTGACAGAAACACACGCCTTGGCTGCAGCCAACCAGCAGAAGAACGACCGTCTTCGTGCCGCTTTCGGCATCTCCAGCGACTACGTGGACGGGTCGTCCTTCCACGCCGACCGCaaggaaaaggagaaagagaagcGGGAGCAGGAACGTCTGGAGCGGgagaaactgcagcagcagcagaagtaCAT CTTGGTGGAAGATTCAGATGACTCAGATTCTCCTCCTAAGAAGCGCAGccggaagaagaaaaagaaaaacaagaacagagaaAG CTCAGAGAATTCGTCCTCATCTCCTcgcaaagagaagaagaaatccaaaaagaagaaaaagaagcg GGAGGCATCAGAGGACGAAGACGACAG TTCCTCAgatgaaaagcagaaagtgtcaaagaagaaaagaaggagtGGAAGTTCTAGTCCTCCGAAAGCGAAGTCGGGTCGGCGCAGAAGCGTCTCCTCGAGTTCTGATCACAG CAGATCTCCACCTCCATCCAGATCGCATCCAAAGGACCAaaccacaaaaaacacagaaggcAGAAAGGGGCGTTCGCCAGACAGGAGGCGCCGTGGTTCTGAGGAGCGCAGCCCCCGGCGTCGAGCGGGCGACGGG AGGAGACTCAATCCTGAGAGGGAGAAAGAGCAACGCCGGGAGACGGAGAAGACCAAAAGGAGACATGACTCCTCGTCCCCCTCTCCTTCTccagagaaagacagaaacattgATCAGGGGAGAGCAAGAAAATCTAGAAGCAAACAAAGGGAGCGAGAAAAAGGTCAGACCAGGAGCAAAGACATGGACTCAAGACAGCACTCCAGGAATCTGGAGACAGAGAAGAGGAGGCGCTCCAGGAGCGTAGAGGTGGAGAAGAGGAGGCGCTCCAGGAGCGTAGAGGTGGAGAAGAGGAGGCGCTCCAGGAGCGTAGAGGTGGAGAAGAGGAGGCGCTCCAGGAGCGTAGAGGTGGACAAAAGAGAACAATCTAGAAACAATGAGAAGGGGAGGCGGTCAAAGAGTCGAGAAATCAGAAACACAGAGAAGGAGAACGTACCTCAGAAGATCAGACGGGAGCCCTCCTCTTCGTCTTCctgttcttcttctcctcctcctcctcagccgGAAACAAGGGGGGAAAGAAGCAGGGTCCCTGAGCGGGAAAAAGACGGGAACAAACACAGAACAATGAGACATGACTCTTCGTCTCCGTCTCCCCCTCCTGAAAAGGAACAGGCACGAAGAGGAAGGAGTGGAGATAAAGAACGTACAAGTGAGAAGGACATTCAGTCAAAGACACGGGGACGAAATGAAAGAGACACCAAGAAAGGTGAAGCTCAGCGGCAGGATAGAGAGAGACAACCGTCTCCTCGCCAACAGAGAGGAGACAAGATGACAGGCGGCCGGGATTTCCCATCGCCAACTTTGTCCCCATCCTGCACCAATGGAAGCCAGATTGAGAGGAGACAAGAAACGCACAAAGAACGATCGACGGACAGGCATTTGAATAAGCAAAAGGAAGAAAGTGGTGAGAAACGTAGGAAAGATGGCGGGCCGTCTGCAGACGGTAGAGGGGATGGGTCCAGACCTCCGGAGAAGCAGAGGAGCCCGGTGAGAGAGAAAAGACAGGAggagaaactgaaacaaacagaaagcagcagcagcagcagcagtgatagTGATAGTGACAgctcctcatcttcctcttcatcctcatcctcctcctcttcatcttcctctgagGACGAGGATAATGGCGATAAAACTGCATCACCAGAACAAGAGAGAAGTATTCATAGGAAAAGTGCGCCGTCAGCCATCGGAGCTGCTGTTGAAAGGTTTCTGGCCAATGGGAGGAAAGAAAGCGCCGCTGGTTCTGAAGGTGACGGACCCAGATGTCCCCACCGGGAACCTGGACCGGACAAACCCGAGCGTGAAAGACCACCGCTCAGAGATCCCGCCCCGGATCGCCCGTCTCAAGCTAAAGGACAAGATCGGTACAGTCCCACGCAGGCGGAAAGCCGGAGTCCGTCTCCCTCTCCACCCAGGAGACCCGAAAACAACCAAGGCAGGAGGTTCTCTCCGCCTGAGGCCAGAGCTGGGGACAGGGCGAAGGACAAGGACGCCTCCAAGAGAATCACAAGGGCCAGCCCCAATGCCAGGAGTCCACGCTCTCCAGCCCAGAGGACCGCTACCATCCCACCAGCCGCCCGCACTCCTCCAAGGCAGTATCAAGAACCCCTGTCCCGGTCCAGAAGAACGTCACCGCCTCCATTCCTATCGGACCGTGACAGGGGCAAGGGACGAGAATGGGACAGGGGGAAGGGACGAGAATGGGACAGAATAGTCAGAAGGAGCCGGTCCAGAAGTCCTAGGCCAAGAAGTCCAAGAAGACGCAGCGGGTCTAGGCCCAGAAGTCCAAGAAGACGCAGCGGATCTAGGCCCAGAAGTCCAAGAAGACGCAGCGGATCTAGGCCCAGAAGTCCAAGAAGACGCAGCGGGTCTAGGCCCAGAAGTCCGAGAAGACGCAGCGGGTCTAGGCCCAGAAGTCCGAGAAGACGCAGCAGGTCTAGGCCCAGAAGTCCAAGAAGACGCAGCGGGTCTAGGCCCAGAAGTCCGAGACGACACTATGGCTCTAGGCCTAGAAGTCCCAGAAGGCGCAGTGGTTCTAGACCCAGAAGTCCGAGGCGGCGCAGTGGGTCCAGGTTGAGAAATCTGAGACGTCGTAGTGGTTCTAGGCAAAGGAGCCCAAGAAGACGAAGTGGTTCTAGGCCCAGGAGCCCAAGACGGCGCAGTGGGTCCAGGCCTATATCTAGGCCTAAAAGTCCCAGGAGACGCACTAGATCTAGGTCCAGAAGTCCAAGGAAACGCAGCAGATCCACGTCAAGGATCCTCAGACGGCCAAGTCCCCCTAGCAG GTTCCGCCGCTCTCCGTCTCCCCAGCTGCGGCGGCGGGCCAGTCGCTCGCCCTCCACAGAAAGGCAGAGGGAGCGAGAGAGGGGCCGGCAGCCAGAGAGACCGCCTGCAAAGGTCGCCTCCCCGCCCCAAaggtcatcctcttcctcctcctcctccagttccagctcctcctcttcctcgtctcCTTCTCCGCCGCCGGACAAGAAAGAGGTGAAGCCTCCggtggagagagagaggccGCTTCCAGACGACAGGAAGCCAGTGGGTCGCTCTTCGTCGGCTCAGGCTCCTCCCAGGGACTCCCCCCGAGCCGCGGCGGCGCCAGGCCGGAAAAGCTCACCGTCTGACCCGTGCCGGCCTCATGACGCCATCAGCAGGTCGCCGGccgtcagccaatcagaaggcaGGCAGCCAACGACGGGTCCCGGAGGGAAGCAGTCGCCGCTGGCGACCAGGAAGGACGCTGCTGTGAACGGGAAGGAGAAGgccagcaggagcagcagctccagctcctcttcgtcctcctcgTCTTCATCGTCGTCGTCCTCCTCGTCATCCTCGTCTTCGTCTTCAGACAGCTCTGACTCGGAGGCGGAGCAGGGCAAAGG GAAGCCCGAGAAAGGACGAAGCTCTcagtcctcctcttcctcatccagCGATGAAGGGGAAGCCAAGAAAAACAG CCCTGCGCAGCCTCACCGCGTCCCGGCCGACTCTCTCAGAGATTCCCGTTCTCTCAGTTATTCTCCTCCCAGACACATCCGAGCCGCTCGCTCCTCTCCCGCTCCCAG GAGCGCAGGCCGTCTGTCGCCCAGATCCTCGTCCAGCAGCAGGCGGAGAAAATGA